TGATGTGACATTGTTGCCAGGCGTAATGGATATGCACACACACCTGACAATGGACCTTGAGGGGGATTGGGTACGCAGGACGGTGACGGATACGGCGGTAGACAGCGGCTTGCGCGGCGTAAGGAACGCACGACGTACGCTGATGGCCGGCTTCACTACGGTACGGAACGTGGGGGCTGGTGGATTTGCTGATATTTCGCTAAAAAAAGCCATCGATCAGGATTTCTTCCCGGGTCCACGGATTGTAGGCGCGGGACACTCGCTTGGTATTACAGGAGGACATTGCGACGCTACTGGGTACAAACCAGGATTGCTGGAAAACGACTACCGCCAGGGTATTGCAGACGGCGTGGATGAAGTAACAAAGGCTGTGCGGTACCAGATTAAACACGGTGCGGGTGTGATCAAAGCGTGCGTGACCGCCGGCGTGCTTTCTTTTGAGGGGCCGGTTGGTGCGCAGCAGTACAATCAGGAAGAACTTGAGGCCATCGTTGACGAAGCTGCGTTGCATGGCATTAAAGTGGCCGGCCACGCGCACGGTGCGCAGGGCATTCTGGCTGCAGTGAAAGCCGGCTTCGCTTCCATCGAGCATGCATCCATATTGAATGATGAAATCATAGCTGAGATGAAGGCACATGGTACCTACCTTGTACCGACAACCTACCTGGTTGGTGCAATTGACCTGGACAACCTGCCGCCCCCCATTCGCGCCAAGGCTGAGTTTATTTTACCGTTGGCCGTTCAGAGTCTGCAAAAAGCCATACGCGAAGGCCTGAACATTGCTTACGGCACCGACGCAGCCGTAATTCCACACGGAGAAAACGGAAAAGAGTTTGCCGTCCTGGTTGACCGCGGTATGACGCCGCTTGCTGCCATCCAGACCGCTACCATCAATGCTGCTGACTTACTGGGAGTTGATGATAGAGGCCGGCTGAAAGAAGGACTGCTCGCCGACATCATCGCCATCCCCGGCAATCCGTTGGACGATATCTCAGCCATGGAGCGCGTGTCGTTTGTGATGAAAGGCGGGAAGGTTTATAAAGAGTGACGAATTTTGAGTGCCGAGTGGCTGTTACAGGGTATAGTGCGATCCCTTTACACGCGACGTCATGCCGGATTTGATCCGGTA
The DNA window shown above is from Bacteroidota bacterium and carries:
- a CDS encoding amidohydrolase family protein — protein: MLNRLLIVACVLLFGADAALAQTKVLRAARMLDVNTGEVTGPARLLIEGDRIAAINPATLPADAEEIDLGDVTLLPGVMDMHTHLTMDLEGDWVRRTVTDTAVDSGLRGVRNARRTLMAGFTTVRNVGAGGFADISLKKAIDQDFFPGPRIVGAGHSLGITGGHCDATGYKPGLLENDYRQGIADGVDEVTKAVRYQIKHGAGVIKACVTAGVLSFEGPVGAQQYNQEELEAIVDEAALHGIKVAGHAHGAQGILAAVKAGFASIEHASILNDEIIAEMKAHGTYLVPTTYLVGAIDLDNLPPPIRAKAEFILPLAVQSLQKAIREGLNIAYGTDAAVIPHGENGKEFAVLVDRGMTPLAAIQTATINAADLLGVDDRGRLKEGLLADIIAIPGNPLDDISAMERVSFVMKGGKVYKE